A single window of Streptomyces xanthii DNA harbors:
- a CDS encoding chorismate mutase has translation MTTSDPAPQTEVDPAVRAELGRLRDSIDNIDAAVVHMLAERFKATQQVGHLKAQHALPPADPAREARQIERLRQLAENAKLDPAFAEKFLNFIISEVIRHHEQIAAEAVPSGAVESSGSGKSSPSGD, from the coding sequence ATGACCACCAGCGACCCCGCACCCCAGACGGAAGTCGACCCCGCCGTCCGCGCCGAGCTCGGCCGCCTGCGCGACAGCATCGACAACATCGACGCCGCCGTCGTCCACATGCTCGCCGAACGCTTCAAGGCCACCCAGCAGGTCGGCCACCTCAAGGCCCAGCACGCCCTGCCGCCCGCCGACCCGGCCCGCGAGGCCCGCCAGATCGAGCGCCTGCGCCAGCTCGCCGAGAACGCCAAACTCGACCCCGCGTTCGCCGAGAAGTTCCTCAACTTCATCATCAGCGAGGTCATCCGCCACCACGAACAGATCGCGGCGGAAGCGGTCCCCTCGGGTGCGGTCGAATCGAGCGGGTCCGGAAAATCAAGCCCCTCCGGCGATTGA